The Pseudomonadota bacterium genomic sequence ACAGTTATATTTTTTATTGCCTATCTGATTCAACAATTTTTATTTCTTCTTCCGTCAGCCCGTACAACTCATACATAAGCCGGTCTATCTGCCGGTCGGTGGCGTCTATTTGACGTTGGATGGCGGTTTTGTCATGCGGTGTCATTGCCCCGGCAAGTTGCTTGTGGAGGGCAAGCATCTGCTCTACGAGGGAGACCATGCTGGAGTGGAGGGTAGAATCGGTAGAATCTGCAAAATTGATGGTACGTATAGGCAAAGGCACCATGTACTGACGTTTCCACCGGTAAAAACCTCCCCTGATTTCAGAACTTATTTTAGAAAATAAAAACGTCCAGAGCGTTGAGTTGAGTATACCTAAAAGGTATTTATCCTCAGTTCCGAGAATATAGGTTGTTGTATCGGAATAACTGTTGTAATCATCAATAATAAATTGACCTTTTATGGCTATTTCAGCATAAATTATTTTAGGTTTTTCGAACTCTTTATAATAATCACATGCTCGCAATTCCCACCAATATTGACCTTTGTCATACCTTTTTTTCGCTTTGTCTGCAAAAGGTGTGAGGTGGTCGGCGATTGCAGGATAATTCTTTTTGAACCAACCCCAGGCATCGCGGACATCTCCTGATTGTACCCGTGTCCACCCCTTTGGAATAAGAATAAGGAATTGTTTCGTTGCTGGTGGTTGATACCGTTTGACATCTCTCCCTAACAAAAACGGCTTGATAAGCTCTGCGCTTTTCGGGTCTTCTGCGATGAGTTGTTCCCGTGTCTGTGCGTCGATGACAAAGGCTTCGTTAAGACCCGTTAATACGCCACGGTAGATTTTGCCTTTCACATATTCTCCGAGAGGTACCCCCTGTTTCCGTATCTTAGCAAGAAGTAACTGTGTCCGGTCGTCGGAGAGAGACCAGCCTTTGTCATCAAGAGTTGTTTGATTAATGTTGTAACTATTTGAATTTACAAAATCTTTCAGACTTATGAAGTCCAGGGTTTTGACCTGAACGGCATTAAAACTCAATTTCGGTACTGCCTTTGAAATACGTATAATACATGGATATGTAGTAGCCTTCTGAAATACGGGTAAATCACCGAAATCAACAATCTCTTCAATGCACTTGCCTTTTAGCCATTTCCTCAAGGGTTCACCATAGCTTGCCCGCATCCATTTATTCGCAACGATGTAGGAAAAGATACCGCCATTGTTGAGAAGGGAAACGCCTTTCTCGATAAAATAGGCGTAAAGATCGGCTGAGCCATCATAGACCCTATAATGCTTCTGAAAATACTGTTTTAAGCCACCCAGCATCTCCTGACGGACATACGGAGGATTGCCTATTACCGCATCAAAACCACCCGCCTCTATGATCTCCTGAAATTCCTTTTTCCAGTCAAAGACATTGATCCGGTAGCGTTCCGTATCATCAAACAGGCCCATTTGCCTGTTGTCGTAAAAATCAGGGCCGATGAGAGAGTTGCCGCATTTTATATTGTCGCTGAGATCCGGGAGCGCCCTTTCATGGAAGAGCGCCATCTGTTGCGATATGGATTGCTCAGTTTCGCCCTCCAGCACTTTCAGCAGAAGTGAAAGTTTTGTAACCTCCACCGCCTGGGTGTCAATGTCCACGCCATAGATGTTGTTGAGGAGTATGCGCTTTCTCTCACCTGTTGTGAGTCTCCATTCACCCCCTGAGGCCTGATACAGGGCGGGTGATTTGCCTCTTGCCAGTTTTTCAGGGGTGTGCCCGCTATACCAGTCTCTGTGCCAGTCCAGGAGGCATTGATACGCACCGATAAGGAATGAGCCTGAGCCACAGGCAGGATCGAGTACCTTTATGTTTGCCGCCTGTTTTGGCGTCTTGCCTTCAAGAAGTTTTCCAACGGTGTTTTTCACAATATAGTCAACGATGTAGCGCGGGGTATAGTAGACACCGCCTGCCTTTTTCACTTCCGGCTTATCTTCTATCACTGCTCTGTGCCCTGCCGTAAGATGTATCACCTTGCCGAGAAATTGTTCATAGACCTGGCCTAAAATATCTGCCGAAAGGACTGAAAATTCATAGGGGCTGTCAGGGTAGTAAAGATTTTTAATGATCTCTTTTATGACCTTATCGTCTATGAGGAGATTGAGAGTTAAATCATCGGGCGGCTCAGGGCGCATTTTTTCCATTCGGAAATGGAACAACCCTGAATTATAACGCTCATCGGCCTGGCGGAACAACTGACAGAGCCTTTCATATACATTAGT encodes the following:
- a CDS encoding Eco57I restriction-modification methylase domain-containing protein — protein: TNVYERLCQLFRQADERYNSGLFHFRMEKMRPEPPDDLTLNLLIDDKVIKEIIKNLYYPDSPYEFSVLSADILGQVYEQFLGKVIHLTAGHRAVIEDKPEVKKAGGVYYTPRYIVDYIVKNTVGKLLEGKTPKQAANIKVLDPACGSGSFLIGAYQCLLDWHRDWYSGHTPEKLARGKSPALYQASGGEWRLTTGERKRILLNNIYGVDIDTQAVEVTKLSLLLKVLEGETEQSISQQMALFHERALPDLSDNIKCGNSLIGPDFYDNRQMGLFDDTERYRINVFDWKKEFQEIIEAGGFDAVIGNPPYVRQEMLGGLKQYFQKHYRVYDGSADLYAYFIEKGVSLLNNGGIFSYIVANKWMRASYGEPLRKWLKGKCIEEIVDFGDLPVFQKATTYPCIIRISKAVPKLSFNAVQVKTLDFISLKDFVNSNSYNINQTTLDDKGWSLSDDRTQLLLAKIRKQGVPLGEYVKGKIYRGVLTGLNEAFVIDAQTREQLIAEDPKSAELIKPFLLGRDVKRYQPPATKQFLILIPKGWTRVQSGDVRDAWGWFKKNYPAIADHLTPFADKAKKRYDKGQYWWELRACDYYKEFEKPKIIYAEIAIKGQFIIDDYNSYSDTTTYILGTEDKYLLGILNSTLWTFLFSKISSEIRGGFYRWKRQYMVPLPIRTINFADSTDSTLHSSMVSLVEQMLALHKQLAGAMTPHDKTAIQRQIDATDRQIDRLMYELYGLTEEEIKIVESDRQ